The following proteins are encoded in a genomic region of Mahella australiensis 50-1 BON:
- a CDS encoding DUF1015 domain-containing protein, producing the protein MAQIKAFNGIRYNEQYNEDIAKLTAPPYDVISEQQQKALYDIHPYNVIRLEYGLTQGDNETDNRYTRAAEYLEQWLQDGILAQDKSPAIYVYQQSFTLDGGRRLTRTGFISLVKLEEFSKGIVLPHEYTLSKPKTDRLNLMRACKANFSQIFSLYEDSDAKVSRILEGIIRQPADMDFIDDEGISNRLWSIYDQDAIKAIQHTMADKQLFIADGHHRYETALNFRDEMRMITGKSDGEQPFDYVMMMMVAMEDPGLVILPTHRIIKNIKGLDKDTLLTDIASEFDVQALNVCSCEVSTVIAQHETDEMPFFIYYDGRRFYALQLKSWADVDKALPDKPRAYKQLDVSVLHSLIINRLLKIDEYSAAQQTYITYTRDISEAVETVKDGDDAQLAFILRPTKIEQVKAVALAGEKMPQKSTYFYPKLLTGLVIYKF; encoded by the coding sequence ATGGCTCAGATTAAAGCTTTTAACGGTATAAGATATAACGAACAATACAATGAAGATATAGCTAAGCTAACAGCGCCGCCTTATGATGTTATATCGGAACAACAACAGAAGGCATTGTATGATATTCATCCATATAACGTTATAAGGCTGGAATATGGATTGACGCAAGGAGATAATGAGACTGACAATCGCTATACCAGGGCTGCCGAATATTTAGAGCAATGGTTGCAAGATGGCATCCTGGCACAGGATAAATCTCCGGCAATATATGTTTATCAACAGAGTTTTACCCTGGACGGCGGGCGCAGGCTTACACGCACCGGATTCATATCGCTGGTAAAATTGGAGGAATTCTCCAAGGGTATCGTATTACCTCATGAATATACTCTTTCCAAACCCAAGACCGACAGATTAAATCTCATGCGCGCATGTAAGGCCAACTTCAGCCAGATATTCTCTTTATATGAAGATTCCGATGCCAAAGTATCACGCATATTAGAGGGTATAATACGGCAACCGGCTGATATGGATTTTATCGACGATGAGGGCATATCCAACAGATTGTGGTCTATATATGACCAGGATGCTATAAAGGCTATACAGCATACCATGGCCGATAAACAACTATTTATAGCCGACGGACATCACCGCTACGAAACGGCGCTTAATTTCAGGGATGAGATGCGTATGATAACAGGTAAATCCGATGGCGAGCAGCCTTTCGACTACGTTATGATGATGATGGTGGCTATGGAAGACCCGGGATTGGTGATACTGCCGACGCATAGGATAATAAAAAATATAAAAGGTTTGGATAAGGATACCTTGTTAACTGATATAGCATCGGAATTCGATGTGCAAGCGCTGAATGTATGCTCTTGTGAAGTATCGACCGTAATAGCGCAACATGAAACCGATGAGATGCCGTTTTTTATATATTATGATGGGCGCCGGTTTTATGCCCTACAGCTAAAAAGCTGGGCCGATGTGGATAAGGCGTTACCCGATAAGCCGCGCGCTTATAAGCAATTGGACGTATCAGTACTGCATTCTTTGATAATAAATCGCCTGTTGAAAATAGACGAGTATAGCGCAGCTCAACAAACATACATAACCTATACGCGCGATATATCAGAAGCTGTGGAGACGGTGAAAGACGGTGATGATGCTCAACTGGCTTTCATATTGCGTCCTACCAAGATAGAACAGGTGAAGGCTGTAGCGTTGGCAGGAGAAAAGATGCCGCAGAAGTCCACCTATTTTTATCCCAAATTATTGACTGGTTTGGTGATATATAAGTTCTAG